GCGAAAGTGCCCGCAGTCGTCACTTAACCGACGTGCCAGCGAGCACCCCGCCTGCGACGATCAGCGCCGTACCCGCGAGCAACCGCCAGACGTTCACGCCCTGCCACTCTCCGAGCAGGACCAGGCCGATCCCCACCGCGACCAGCGTGTTCATGTTGTAGAGCGGGACAATCACGCTCACCTGGCCCTCGTACTTCCCCAACCCGAGCATGATTCCGAAGATGCCCGCGGACCAAAGCGCGGCGAACCCCGCGGTCTGAACGGCCCCGGACACGGTGACCGAAACGTCGCGCTGGGCGAGCGCGACGGCTCCACCAATGGCGGCAACGACCAGCCCGATGATGAGAATGTACGGTCCCGGTGCGATGCCGGTCCGCGATGCGGTCTTCTGGAGAACGCCCGAGACCCCCAGGAAGAACGCGGGTAACAACCCGCCGATCAGAATCGCCAGCCACTGCTTCGACATCGCTGCCCCCTTTGTGCTCAGGGGGGCAATATACGCACCCAACGAACAATCCCGCGTGAAGAGGATGCGCCACGGCACCGGGTGGCTCACCCGGACGATTTCTTCCACGTAAACTGTGGCGCCCGCTCAGCGCGAGCCGAGTGTGCAATCAGTGCGACCAGCCGCTTCTGCCGCGTTTCGTCCTTCTTGGCGCTCGCGACCCACCAACTGACCGCTTTCCGATACGACGCGGGTTGCTTCTGGAAGAATGACCACGCGGCAGCGTTCTCTTGCAAGAGCTTCCGATATGCCTCGGGTAGGTCCACGTTCCCCTGCTCGTGGGAGTAGATACCCGATCGGTTCTCCTTGCGGGCCTGGAACGCGGCCAAGCCGGTGGGCCGCATGCGGCCGAGCTCGGTCAATACCCGGACGCGATTGATGTTCACGTTGCTCCACACGCTGCCCGTCTTTCGTGGCGTGAAGCGGATCATGTAGCTCTCGGCGTCGATGCCCTTGCGGACGCCGTCGATCCACCCGTAGCACAGCCCCTCGTCGACCGCTTCGGGCCAGGTGATGCTCGGGCGCTTCGACCCCTTCTTGTAGAACCCCACCCACAGGGCGTCGCTGGTGGCGTGGTTCTCGGCCAGCCACTCTCCGAAGGCGACCTGGGTCTCGAAGAACGTGGGAGTCATGGCGTCCTTGCGGGTGGAAGAATCCGGAGCCGGACATCGTACCCGTTACCGCCTCAACGGGTTCGAGAACAAGTTCACTTCCGCCGGGTGAACGAACGGCACGAGCGGTTCGCTCATCCGGCCGCCTTCTTTGCCAACTCCAGCAGCTTGAGTACCGTGTTCCAGTTCCGCGCGGTGTTGGGCACCCCGATTCCCTTATCGAACTTTTCGCCCAGCTTGGATGTGCCCAGTCCGTGCGGGGTGTACAGGTAAGCGACTCGCCCGACGACCTCGATCTTCTCGCCCTCGACCGCGAACGATCGAAGCCCCTCGATCGCTTCCTTGGTCGGATCGCTCGCGAGAACTACGGCGTGCAGGTATTTTCCGGCCTCGAAGTTGGGAAACGGGTTGTTCTGAACCAGGACATCCCATTCCCCCAGCGTCGGGGCGTAGATCGCCTTGGTGAACCCGAACTTGTCTTCGCAGATCTTCGCGACGCTGGCGATCACTTTCTCGCGGGGGAGGTGGCTGCGGAGCACCGCGTTGCCGCTGTTGATGTACGTAGCGACGTTCTCGAAACCCGCTTGGGTCAGTGCCGCGCGAAGGGAGGCTGTGGGGAGTTGAGTCGCGCCACCGACGCCGCGGAACAGCAGGATATACGCAGTTCTGGTTTTTGGCATGAAGCCGTTTTACAGAAGCACGCGGGCAGTGCTGACGAACAAAAACGAGCAGGACGCCGGCCACAACTCATGGGCCGACGTCCCGCTGTGATCGAAACTCGTTGGGTGGTTCAAACGGTACCGGTCCGGCGGCCAGCGAATATCATCGCAATGCCAGCGACCGCGGCCACGACGCCGACGATCGGGTTGAGCACGATCGTGTGGGGCTTCTGATAGTCAATTTGCAAGAACCCGGTGTCCACCGCTCGCTCGGTGGTCATGAAGGTGATGCTCGGTACGGCCAGAGCCAGGATGCCGAGGAGCACAAGCATAATGCCGATGACGCGCATGGCTGTTCTTCCGTGTTGGTGCTGAGGACGGGGTCCAGCTCCGACCCACCCGGGTCAGTGGCCCCGACATATGTGGAAGTATTGCAAACGCGGTGCCACGAGCTGTTGGTCGAAATGCCAGAGCAGATCCGGGTTCACCACACGTTTCACGACCCGCGATCGGAACAGTGAGCGCGGGCCACTGCTCGTCACTACCGGGGTCGGAACCAGGTAGACAACCGGCTCTCTCCGGGCTTGAGTATGGGCATGAGCAGCACGTTCTTTCGATTGATGGCGGGGTTGATTGGGGCTTTCGGGTTGTTCGTTACGATCATGATGGCCAGGGAGGGGCTAAAGGCAGACCTCCTGTTGGGTGTTCTATTCGCACTGTTCTTCTTGTCGTATGCGGTCCTGGGAGAGTACAAGCTTCGTTGGCTTCTCATGCTTCTCGGCGCGAAAGATCAATCATCAAAACGGAGCGGCCGGGGGAACTTTAGATCCACTGACAAAACCTCCGATTAAGACCGTTTTCAAGGCATTCTCGAGGTTTTGTCAGTGATTCTTATCTCGACTGGTGCCGATTCTGGGCGCCGTCCGTGGTGAGGTAACATGAGGGTCGCTGAAACTCTCGTGGCCCTCGCCCACGGACGGCTGCCATGATTCTACCCGCTGAAGCGCACCCGCTGGTTCAAGTTCTGGCTCTTCACTTCACCCGCCCCACGTACCAGCGGTTCTCGGCACTCTTGGTCGGCGCCCTGGTGACGACCGGTCGGCGCACCGTGGCCAACGTGTTGCGCACCCTTCGGCACTTGGCGCCCGGGCACCCCAGCGGGTACCGACGGGTTCTGTCCCGGGCACCGTGGTCCGCCGTGGCACTGGGGTGCGCGATGGCCCGGTTCCTCCTGGATCATGTGGTACCCGAGGGCCCCGTCGCATTGGTCGGCGATGACGCGGTCGATGGACACAAGGGGCCACATGTGTACGGTAAGGCCCGGCACCGGGACCCGGTCCGCTCGACCCATTCGTACACCGCGTTCCGGTACGGGCACACGTGGGTGGTGCTCGCGGTCCTGGTGAAGTTCCCGTTCGCCACCCGCCCGTGGGCCCTGCCGGTACTCATCGACCTATACCGGTCTGCAGAAGATGACCGGAACCGGCGGCATCGCACACCGGCCCGAATCATGTGCGTGCTCTTGCGGGTGGTGCTGGCCCGGTTCCCCGAGCGGGCCGTCGTGTTCGCTGGGGATTCGGGGTACGGTACCCACGAGGTCGCGCGGTTCTGTTACCGCCACCGAGACCGGTTGACGTTGGTCCGCAAGGCCCACCCGGACGCCAACGTGTTCGACCCGCCCCCACCCTACACCGGTAAGGGGCGCCCCCGGGTCAAGGGCCAACGCCGGCTCAAGCCGCGCCAGGCCGTCGGTGCCGTCACGACCTTCACCCGGTTGGAGGTCGGGTGGTACGGAGGAGGGAAACGGACCGTCGAGACCCTTGAGGGCACCGGGCTCTGGTACAAGGGCGGATGCGGGTTGGTTCCGGTTCGTTGGGTGTTCGTCCGTGACACGAGCGGCACACACCGGGACGAGTACTTCTTCACCACCGACCCGAACTTGACACCGACGGCGGTGATCGCCGCCTATTGCGGCCGGTGGAACATCGAGACCACGTTCCAGGAGGTGCGCGCGGAGTTCGGCCCGGAAACGACCCGTGGGTGGCGCGAGAAGACCGTGTTGCGCGCGGCCCCGTGCCTGTTCGGGTTGCACACCGTCGTCGCGCTCCTGTTCCACGCGCTCCCGTCAGCCAAGCGGGTTGGTGCGGTGTCGTGGCCGGGCAAAGCGACCGTCACGTTCTCCGATGCCCTGTGCGCCGTGCGCCGGTGGCTCTGGGACGAACCCATTTTGCCACAGGCCGGTGCGGACGCGGCTCTCGATAAACTACCCGCCGCCGTGCGGGAGCTGCTACTCACCACGCTCGCACCGGCCGCCTGAACACCCAGAATCGGCACCAGTCGAGCTTAGACAGTGACGTCTGATCCTTCTGCTCTTGGGGCGAGTCCTTCGACGGCTCTTGTTTACCGGTGAGGCATCGTGTTGGGCAGGGTACAAGCCCCTACTCGTCGGTGGAGCGGAAGTCGTTTAGTGTCGCGCCGAGAATGCCTGCCAGGGTACACAGTTCGGTGAAGGTCGGTTCCGTTTCCCCGCGCTCCCAGCGCATGTACGTCTGGATGTGAACGCCCACGGCTTTCGCGGTGCGCGCCTGAGATAGTCCGGCCGCGTTGCGCAGTTCCCGGAGCCGCATCTTGAACGTGGGGGATTGCTGCTTGGCCACGGTTCGCTTGTGTTCTTTCGCGCGAGACACCAACGCACGAGCGTTCCGTTGGTCTCGTGCTTTTAGTGAGCGGGGCGCGGTGTGATTCGGTTGTGTTCGGGACCGGGCGGAGAGAGGCGCGGATCGGTCCGTCCCGACGAACTTGGTCCATGAAGTTCGTGTGTGAAGTCTACCATTTCTGCACTCGGCTGCAAGATCGGGGACAGAAGTCGAAGCACGCTTCTGTTCACATTGAGCCGTTCGAGGGGCATGGAACAGGAGCGGTGCGCGGCGAGTCATTCACTCAGTCCGGCGTGTTCAACTGTGTTGCGCATGGGTGCCGGGCGCGACCAACATTTGGTCGCAGTCTGGACTCGGCTTTTGTGGTGTGGTACGCTTCCATCCTCTGCTACGTTCGCCCGCCCCGCCTGCACTGGCCTGTCTCATGTACTACTGCTCGCTTCCCACCATTGTGGTCGCGTTGTGGGTTTCCGCGCCCGCACGCGCGGCCGAACCGATCACGTTCGAGCAGCACGTGCGCCCCATCTTGAAGGCGTACTGCCTCGATTGTCACGGCGCCGAGGAGAAGGTATCTGGCAAACTCGACCTGCGCTTGAAGCGGTTTGCTGTGGCGGGCGGTAAGAACGGTCCGGCCGTCGTTCCGAAGGAACCAGACAAGAGCCTGCTGATCGAACGGATGAAATCCGGTGACATGCCGCCGGTGGGGAAGAAGGTGCCGGCCGACCAGATCGCGATCATCGAGAAGTGGATCGCGGCCGGCGCGCCCGCACTCCGCGACGAACCCACGACGCTCCCACCGGGGCTTGGCATCACCGCTGAGGAACGCGCGTACTGGTTCTACCAGCCGCTGAAACGTCCCGCCCCACCCGCGTTCGCACCGACTGATCGCGTGCGGACGCCAATTGATGCGTTTGTGCTGGCGAAACTCCGCGAGCGGGGGCTGAGTTTCAACCCCGATGCAGACCGCGCGACGCTGATTCGCCGCGCCGCGTTCGATCTCACAGGGCTGCCGCCCACACAGAAGGAAATCGACGAGTTCGTTGCGGATTCGGCGCCGGCCGCTTACGAGAAACAGCTCGACCGGTTGCTCGCGTCGAGTGCTTACGGCGAGCGCTGGGGGCGCCACTGGCTCGACGCGGCCGGGTTCGCGGACAGTGACGGCGATGGGTCGACGGATACCGTGCGCCCGTTCGCGTGGCGCTACCGCGACTACGTCATCCGCGCGCTCAACGCCGACACGCCGCTCGATCGGTTCGTGATCGAGCAACTCGCGGGGGACGAACTCGTTCCGCGCCCGTGGACGAATCTGAAGCCGGAGCAGATCGAACTATTGGCCGCGACCGGCTTCCTGCGGACCGCGCCGGACGGCACCGCGAGCGGTGGAACCCCCGCCGATACCGAACAAGTGGTGACCGACACGCTGAAGATCGTCACGTCGAGCCTGCTCGGGTCGTCGGTCGCGTGCGCGCAATGTCACGATCACCGGTACGACCCGATCCCGCAAGCAGACTACTACCAGCTCCGGGCCGTGTTCGAGCCGGCCCTCGATCCGGTCAAGTGGCGCCGGCCCGGAGAGCGCGTCGTGTCGCTGTATACCGACGCGGACCGCGCCAAGGCTGCCGCGGTGGAAGCGGAAGCGGCCAAGATGCAGTCGGACTTCAACCAGAAGCAATCCGCTGCCGTTCGCGCCGCGTTCGAGAAAGAGTTGGAGAAGTTCCCTGCCGACGAGCGCCCGAAGCTGAAGGGCGCGTTCGACGCGCCGGCGGACAAGCGGACCGACGAGCAGAAGAAACTGGTGGCGTCGAACCCGAAATTGAACATCACGCCGGGCGTGCTCTACCAGTACGACACGAAGTCCGACAATGAACTGAAGGCGATGCAGTCGAAGATTCAGGCGAAGCGCGCCGAGCGCCCGGTCGAGCCCTTTGTTGCGGTGATGGCCGAGGTGCCGGGGCGCGTGCCGGCGACGAAGCTGTTTTACCGCGGGGACGCGCGCCAACCGAAGGGACCGGACCTTGCTCCTGCTGATCTGACAATCGCGGGTCAAGACAGCAAACGATTCGAGATCACCCCGCCGAGCGTCGGCGGAGTGACCACCGGGCGCCGGCTCGCGTGGGCAAAACACCTGACCGACGGTACGCACCCGCTGTTCGGGCGCGTGATGGCGAACCGCGTTTGGCTGAACCACTTCGGGCGCGGGATCGTGGACACACCCGGCGAGTTCGGGAAGCTCGGCCAGCTCCCGACGCACCCCGAACTGCTCGACTGGCTCGCGACCGAGTTGCCGCGCCAGAACTGGAGTCTCAAGAAGTTCCACAAACTCGTCATGACGTCGACCGTGTACCGGCAGTCATCGGTGCGCGAGCCAGCGAAGGACGCGATGGACCGCGCGAACGCGCTTTACGGCCGGTTCCCGGTTCGGCGACTCGAAGCGGAAGCCGTGCGCGACCGGATGCTCGTCGCCGCGGGCCGGCTCGATCGCACGCCGTTCGGCCCGGCGGTGGCCGCCGTTGAGGACGGGGCCGGGCAGGTCGGGACGCCGGACGACAAGCCGCGTCGCAGCATCTACCTTCAAGCGCGCCGGAGCAA
This region of Gemmata massiliana genomic DNA includes:
- a CDS encoding YdeI/OmpD-associated family protein, with product MTPTFFETQVAFGEWLAENHATSDALWVGFYKKGSKRPSITWPEAVDEGLCYGWIDGVRKGIDAESYMIRFTPRKTGSVWSNVNINRVRVLTELGRMRPTGLAAFQARKENRSGIYSHEQGNVDLPEAYRKLLQENAAAWSFFQKQPASYRKAVSWWVASAKKDETRQKRLVALIAHSARAERAPQFTWKKSSG
- a CDS encoding DUF1697 domain-containing protein; amino-acid sequence: MPKTRTAYILLFRGVGGATQLPTASLRAALTQAGFENVATYINSGNAVLRSHLPREKVIASVAKICEDKFGFTKAIYAPTLGEWDVLVQNNPFPNFEAGKYLHAVVLASDPTKEAIEGLRSFAVEGEKIEVVGRVAYLYTPHGLGTSKLGEKFDKGIGVPNTARNWNTVLKLLELAKKAAG
- a CDS encoding IS701 family transposase, yielding MILPAEAHPLVQVLALHFTRPTYQRFSALLVGALVTTGRRTVANVLRTLRHLAPGHPSGYRRVLSRAPWSAVALGCAMARFLLDHVVPEGPVALVGDDAVDGHKGPHVYGKARHRDPVRSTHSYTAFRYGHTWVVLAVLVKFPFATRPWALPVLIDLYRSAEDDRNRRHRTPARIMCVLLRVVLARFPERAVVFAGDSGYGTHEVARFCYRHRDRLTLVRKAHPDANVFDPPPPYTGKGRPRVKGQRRLKPRQAVGAVTTFTRLEVGWYGGGKRTVETLEGTGLWYKGGCGLVPVRWVFVRDTSGTHRDEYFFTTDPNLTPTAVIAAYCGRWNIETTFQEVRAEFGPETTRGWREKTVLRAAPCLFGLHTVVALLFHALPSAKRVGAVSWPGKATVTFSDALCAVRRWLWDEPILPQAGADAALDKLPAAVRELLLTTLAPAA
- a CDS encoding helix-turn-helix transcriptional regulator: MAKQQSPTFKMRLRELRNAAGLSQARTAKAVGVHIQTYMRWERGETEPTFTELCTLAGILGATLNDFRSTDE
- a CDS encoding PSD1 and planctomycete cytochrome C domain-containing protein, which translates into the protein MYYCSLPTIVVALWVSAPARAAEPITFEQHVRPILKAYCLDCHGAEEKVSGKLDLRLKRFAVAGGKNGPAVVPKEPDKSLLIERMKSGDMPPVGKKVPADQIAIIEKWIAAGAPALRDEPTTLPPGLGITAEERAYWFYQPLKRPAPPAFAPTDRVRTPIDAFVLAKLRERGLSFNPDADRATLIRRAAFDLTGLPPTQKEIDEFVADSAPAAYEKQLDRLLASSAYGERWGRHWLDAAGFADSDGDGSTDTVRPFAWRYRDYVIRALNADTPLDRFVIEQLAGDELVPRPWTNLKPEQIELLAATGFLRTAPDGTASGGTPADTEQVVTDTLKIVTSSLLGSSVACAQCHDHRYDPIPQADYYQLRAVFEPALDPVKWRRPGERVVSLYTDADRAKAAAVEAEAAKMQSDFNQKQSAAVRAAFEKELEKFPADERPKLKGAFDAPADKRTDEQKKLVASNPKLNITPGVLYQYDTKSDNELKAMQSKIQAKRAERPVEPFVAVMAEVPGRVPATKLFYRGDARQPKGPDLAPADLTIAGQDSKRFEITPPSVGGVTTGRRLAWAKHLTDGTHPLFGRVMANRVWLNHFGRGIVDTPGEFGKLGQLPTHPELLDWLATELPRQNWSLKKFHKLVMTSTVYRQSSVREPAKDAMDRANALYGRFPVRRLEAEAVRDRMLVAAGRLDRTPFGPAVAAVEDGAGQVGTPDDKPRRSIYLQARRSKPVAFLTAFDAPAGELQCERRNATTTAPQSLMLLNSTFVRKQAEHVATAVKADTSRARSGFPISVVAALKADVPVERLVEKAWYRAYLRGPTADELKLGSAFLKTQTAALQGKAKDPRFAALTNLCQQLLASNEFLYVD